Within the Aquipuribacter hungaricus genome, the region CGGACCGCCTGCTCGCTCCACAGCACGGGGTGGGCACGGGCGCGGTTGGTGGTGAACACGGCCGCGGCGACGTCGAGCGGGCCGTCGTTGACCAGCAGCGCGATGTCCGGCGTCCCGGACGCCTTGAGCCCGGCGGTGGCGGACCCGGCCCGGAAACCCGCCGGGCGGGTGACGCTCACGGCGCGAGGCCCGTCGTGGTGAGCCCGGTGGTCTCGGGGAGCCCGAGGGCGAGGTTGACGGCCTGGACCGCGGCGCCGGCGGTCCCCTTGACGAGGTTGTCGACCGCGGCGACGACGACGACGCGGCCGGCGCGGGGGTCGAGGGCGACCTGCAGGTGCACGGTGTTGGCTCCCAGGGTGTCGGCCGTCCGGGGCCAGCGGCCCTCGGGCAGCAGGTGGACGAACGGCTCGTCGGCGTAGGCGGCGGCCCAGGCGTCGCGGACCTGCGCCGCGGTGGTGCCGGGGACGACGCGGGCGGTGCAGGTGGCGAGGATGCCGCGCGGCATGGGCGCCAGCGTCGGGGTGAAGGAGACCAGGACGGGGCGGCCCGCGGCCAGGGCGAGGTTCTGCTCGACCTCGGGCGTGTGCCGGTGCCCGCCGCCGACCCCGTAGGGCGACATGGACCCCATGACCTCCGAGCCCAGCAGGTGCGGCTTGACCGCCCGCCCCGCGCCGGTCGTCCCGGAAGCCGCGACGACCACGACGTCCTCGGCCTCGAGGAGACCTGCGGCCATGCCCGGGGCGAGGGCCAGCGAGACGGCGGTCGGGTAGCAGCCGGGGACCGCGAGGCGCCGCGGGGCGGAGGGGTCCACCCCGGGCAGGCGGTCCCGCTGGCGGCTGCCGTCGGCATGGGGCAGCTCCGGCAGGGCGTACGGCCACGACCCGGCGTGGTCGCTGCCGTAGAACTCCTGCCAGGCCGTCGGGTCGGTGAGCCGGTGGTCCGCGGCCAGGTCGACGACGAGCACGTCGGGACCGAGCTGCTCGGCGACCTCGGCGCTGTGCCCGTGGGGCAGGGCGAGGGCGACCACGTCGTGCCCGGCGAGGGTGTCCGGGCGGGTCTCCTGGAGCACCGTCCCGGCCAGGTCGACCAGGTGCGGGTGGTGCTCGTCCAGCGTGCTCCCGGCGCTCGACGCGGCGGTCAGAGCGCCCACCCGCAGGTCGGGGTGGCCGGTGAGCAGCCGCAGCAGCTCGCCGCCGGCGTACCCGCTGGCCCCGGCGACGGCCACGTTATACGTCATAGTGCATGACCATACACAACCGCGGACGACCGCGGCTGCGCGTCAGCGGGCACCGAGGAGCTCGCGGCAGGCGTCGGTGAGGCCGTGCACCGCCACCCCCGGGTGCCCGAGGGTCTGCCACCGGGCGGCGGTGAGCCGGTAGCGCCATCCCTCGCGCCGCGAGCCGCGGGTGACCGCGACCTCCTCGCCGTCCGGGAGGTAGCCCACCTTCTCCGACACGCGTCGGCTGGCCGCGTTGTCCTTCCACGCCTCGGTGCCCGCCCCGAGCGCGCCGAGGTGGTCGAACGCCAGCGAGAGCACGGCCAGCCGCATCCGGGTGCCGGTCCCGCGGCCCTGGTGCGCCAGGCCGAGCCACGACCCCGTCCTCACCTCGCGGCGGACGGCGAACTCCCGGGCCAGCAGGTCCTGGACACCGACGACGACCCCGTCCTGGAGGACGGCGAAGACCAGCGACCACTGCTCGGGACCCAGCGCGGCGCGCTGCTGCCAGTTCCACGCCAGGACGCTGCGGGCACGGGCGAGCGGGTCGGCATCGGCCCAGGGCGCGGAGAAGGGCGTCCAGGACGGGTCGTGGATCCCGTCGTGGGCGACCTGGGCGACGGCGGGCAGCAGGTCGTCGGTGAGGTAGCACAGCTCGGTCCCGCCGCCGGCGTCGAGCACGAGGCCGGCCGGCGGGAACAGCCCGGCCCAGGTGAGGACGGTCGACGAGGCCATCCCGCGACGCTAGCCAGCCCGTCCACCGGGTTCCCGGGGACGCGACCCCGCGCGGACGGGCCGACGAGCGCCCGGGTCGCGCCCGGGCCCGTCAGGTCCGCAGCGTCGCCCCGACGGCCTCCGCCGCGCGCAGCGCACCCTCGCGGGCTCGGGCGACCTCGTCGGCCGTGAGCGTCCGGTCGGCGGCCCGGAACCGCAGGGCGTAGGCGAGGGAGCGGTGCCCCTCGCCGACCTGCAGCCCGATGTAGACGTCGAACAGGCGGATGCTCTCCAGGTGCTCGCCGGCGCCCACGACGAGGGCCGCCTCGACCGCGGCGGCGGGCACACCGGAAGGCACGACCAGGGCGAGGTCCTCCTTGGCGACGGGGTGCCGGGACAACGGCTGGCTCACCGCGGCCCGGTGCGCGCCGGCGGCGAGGAGCACGTCGAGGTCCACCTCGACGGCGCAGGTCCGCGCCGGCAGGCCGAGCGCGGCCACGACGCGCGGGTGCAGCTCGCCGGCGTGGCCGACCAGCGTCCCGGCGTCGCCGCCGGGGCCGTCCTCGGCGAGGGTGAGCACGGCGCAGCGGCCGGGGTGCCACGGCATGTGCGCGTCGTCGGCGGCGACAGCCAGCGGGACGCCTACGACACCGGCGACCTGGCGGGTCACCTCGACGGCGTCGTCCCAGCCGACCGGGCGGCCGGGCCCCTGCCAGCCGGCCATCTCGGCCTGGCCGGTGAGGACCGCGGCGAGGCGGCGGGGCTGGTGCGGGACGGCAGCGTCGAGCGCGGCCAGCTCGGCGTCGTCCGGCCGGTGCTCGACGCCCGGGACGGGGGCGGCGGGCGCGGCCGGGTCCGGCCGCACGACCAGGCCGGTCTCGAAGACCTGGACGTCGCCCTCGCCGCGGCCGAGGTTCCGGACGACGGTGTCGAGCAGCGGCGTGAGCAGGTTCGTGCGCATCTCCGGCTGCTCGTCGCTCATCGGGTTGAGCAGGCGCAGGGCGCGGCGGCGCGCGTCGTCCGCCGGCAGGCCGAGCGCGTCGTGGGCGGCGGGCGAGACGAACGGGTACGACAGCACCTCGACGAGCCCGCGGCTGGCCAGGTGCTCGCGCACGCGGCGGACCGTGCGCTGGGCCGGGGTGAGGCCGCCGCCGGGGGGCGGGGTGGGCAGCCGCTCGGGGATGGTGTCGTAGCCGCGGAGCCGCGCCACCTCCTCCACGAGGTCGGCGGGGCCGGTGAGGTCGGGCCGCCACGTCGGGGGGACGACCTGAAGCCGGCCGGCCTCGACGGTCACGGTGCAGCCGATCTGCTCCAGCGTCGCCACGACCTCGGCGTCGTCCCAGGCGACGCCGACCAGGCGGGCGGGCAGCTGCGGGTCCATCGGCACGGGGGCGGTGGGTCGCAGCAGGGACACGTCGGTCCACGCCGGCTCGGCCGTGCCGCCGCCGTGCTCGACGAGCATCCGGACGGCGAGCTCGGCCGCGACCGGGGGCAGCGCGGGGTCGACGCCTCGCTCGAAGCGGCGGCTGGCCTCGCTGGACAGCCGGTGCCGGCGGGCGGTGCGCCCGGTGCTCACGGCGTCGAAGTGGGCCGACTCGACGAGCACGTCGACGGTGCCGTCGCCGACCTCGAGCGCCTCGCCGCCCATGACGCCGGCGAGACCCACGACCCGGGAGCCGGGCCCGCCGGGCGTGCCGCCGGTGTCCTCGCCGCTGTCGGTGATGAGCAGGTCCTCGGGGTCGAGCGTGCGCTCGGTGCCGTCGAGGGTGCGCAGGCGCTCGCCGGCGCGGGCGCGGCGGACCACGACGGGCCCGCGCAGGAGCGCCAGGTCGTAGGCGTGCAGCGGCTGCCCGAGCTCGAGCATGACGTAGTTGGTGACGTCGACGGTGAGGCTGATCGGACGCATCCCCGCCTGCGCGAGCCGCCGCCGGACGTGCGCGGGGCTGGGCGCGGTGGGGTCGACGCCGCGCACGACGCGGGCGACGAACCGGTCGACTCCGGGGCGGCCGCGGACCGGGGCGTCGTCGGCGAGGCGGACCTCGTACCCCTCCCCCGTGCTCGGCGCCGGTGCGAGGTCGAGGACGGGGTCGCGGAAGGCGGCACCGGTGGCGTGGGCGTACTCGCGGGCCACGCCGCGCACGCTCAGGCAGTAGCCGCGGTCGGGCGTGACGTTGACCTCGACCGTCTGCTCGGACAGGCCGAGCAGCGCGAGGGCGTCGTCGCCGGGCCGGACTCCGGCGGCGAGGTGCTCCCCGCCGAGCACGATGATGCCGTCGGACTCCTCGCCGAGGCCGAGCTCCGTGGCGGAGCAGACCATGCCGTCGGAGGTGTGGCCGTAGGTGCGGCGGGCGGCGATGGCGAACCCGCCGGGCAGGACCGCGCCGGGCAGGGACACCACGACCAGGTCGCCGGGGGCGAAGTTGTGGGCCCCGCAGACGATGCCGCGCGGCTCGTCGGTCGGGCCGTCGGGGCCGTCCGGGCCGTGGGGCCCGACGTCGACGGTGCACCAGTTGACCGTCTTGCCGTTCTTCTGCGGCTCGGGCTCCATGGTGAGGACGCGGCCGACGACGACCGGGCCGGTGACGTCGCCGCCGGAGATGCCCTCCTCCTCCAGGCCGACGCGCACCAGGCTGGCGGCGACGTCGGCCGCCGTGGTGCCGGGGGCCAGGGCGACGTGCTCGGCGAGCCAGGTCATGGGTACGCGCATCAGCCGATCCCTCCGAGCATCCGGGCGAAGCGCACGTCGCCCTCCACCATGTCGCGCATGTCGGCGACCCCGTCGCGGAACATCAGGGTCCGCTCGATGCCCATGCCGAACGCGAACCCGGAGTACCGCTCCGGGTCCACGCCGCAGGCGACGAGCACCTGCGGGGCGACCATGCCGCAGCCTCCCCACTCGATCCACCCGGTCCCGCCGCAGGTCCGGCAGGCGGGGTCCACCTCGCCGGTGCGGGCGGCGCAGACGAAGCAGCGCAGGTCGACCTCGGCGCTGGGCTCGGTGAAGGGGAAGAACGACGGGCGCAGCCGGGTCGTCACGGCCTCGCCGAACATCTCGCGGGCGAAGTGCGTGAGGGTGCCCTTGAGGTCGGCCATGGTCAGGCCCTCGTCGACGGCGAGGCCCTCGACCTGGTGGAAGACCGGCGTGTGGGTGGCGTCGAGCTCGTCGGTGCGGAACGTCCGCCCGGGCGCGACGACGTAGACGGGCACGCCGCGGGTGAGCAGGGAGCGCGCCTGCACGGGGCTGGTGTGGGTGCGGAGCACGAGGTGGTGCTCCGGCGGGTCCACGTAGAACGTGTCCTGCATCTGCCGGGCGGGGTGGTCGGCGTCGAAGCCCAGCGCGTCGAAGTTGTACCACTCGGCCTCGACCTCGGGGCCCTCACCGACCTCCCAGCCCATGGCGGTGAAGACGTCGCAGACCCGGTCGACGAGGGCCGGCAGCGGGTGGACCGCGCCGGGCGCGCGCCGCGCGGTGGGCAGGGTGACGTCGACGGCCTCGTCACGGAGGATCCGCTCGTCGCGCTCGGTCTCGAGCTCGGCCTGGCGGGCCTGCAGGGCCTGCTGGACCCGGCCGCGGGCCTGCCCGACGAGCTTGCCCGCGGCGGCCTTCTCCGAGCCGGGCAGCTGCCCGATGGACCGGTTGGCCAGGGCCAGCGGCGAGCGGTCGCCGGCGTGGTCCAGGCGGGCCTGCTTGAGGGCGTCGAGGTCGGCGGCGGCCGCGAAGGCCACCAGGGCCGCCTCCACCGCTGCGGAGACGTGCTCCTCGGTGGGGGCCGCCGGGGCGGCCGCAGGGTCCGTGGGGGTGGGGTCGCCGGGCACGACCGGTGAGTCTAGGCCCGGTCCTGTCCGGCGGCGGCGCGGCGGGCGCGCGCCGAGGCGTACAGGCACACGGTCGCCGCCATGGCCAGGTTGAGGCTCTCGGCGGCACCGAGGATGGGGATGCTGACGCGGTGGTCGGCCCGGGCGGCGTCGGCGGCGGGCAGCCCCCACGCCTCGTTGCCCATCACCCACGCGTGCGGCTCGGTGAGGGCGCCTCGGCCGGTGGCGGCCTCGTCCTGCAGCGCGTCCAGGTCGGTCTCGCCGTCGGCGGCGGTGGCCAGGGTGCGCACGCCTGCCGCGCGGCACGCGGCGAGCACGTCGTCCAGGGGCACCCCGGTGACGACGGGCACGTGGAACAGGCTGCCGGCCGTCGAGCGGACCACCTTGGGGGCGTGCACGTCGACCGAGCCGGTGGTGAGCACGACGGCGTCCGCGCCGGAGGCGTCGGCGGCGCGGACCACGGTGCCGGCGTTGCCGGGGTCGCGGACCTGCGCGAGGACGACGAGGGTGCGCGGCCGGCCGTCGAGGACCTGCTGGAGCCCGACGTCGACCGAGTGGGCCACCGCCAGGACCGGCTGGGGGGTGACGGCGTCGGCCATGGCGGCCATGACCTCGGCGCTGGCGGTGCGGACCTCGACCCGGGCGGCCGCGGCGGCGCGGGCGTAGGCGGGGTCGGCGTCCGGCCCGGTGTACAGCGCGTCGACGACCACCCCGACCCGGCTGCCCGGGTCGGCGACGGCTGCGAGCAGCTCCGTCACGGGACCGTGCCCTTCGACGAGGAACCGGCCCCGGGACGCACGCACGGGGCGCCCCGAGAGCCGGGCCACCTGCTTCACCCGCTCGGCGCGGGGGTTGGTGAGCTCCGGCGCCCCGGGGCGCCCCGTCGTGCTGTCGGTGCTGATGCTGCTCAGGCCGCCTGGTCGTCGCCGACCGGCGTGCCGGCGGGCAGGGCCGCGCGGGCGGCGTCGACGAGCACGGTGAACGCCGCGGCGTCGGAGACGGCCAGCTCGGCGAGCATGCGGCGGTCGACCTCGATGCCGGCCAGGCCGAGGCCCTGGATGAACCGGTTGTAGGTCATGCCGTTGGCGCGGGCAGCAGCGTTGATGCGCTGGATCCACAGGCGGCGGAAGTCACCCTTGCGCGCCTTGCGGTCGCGGTAGGAGTAGACGCCGGAGTGGAGGATCTGCTCCTTGGCCTTGCGGTACAGGCGCGAGCGCTGACCGCGGTAGCCGCTGGCCTGCTCGAGGACCTCGCGACGCTTCTTGTGGGCGTTGACTGCCCTCTTCACACGTGCCATGTGCGGTGCTCCTGCTGGTTCGTCGGGGTGGTCGCCTCAGCGACCGGGGCGGGGCGGGCTCAGATGCCGAGGAGCTTCTTCGCGGTCTTGGTCGCCGAGGGCGACAGCTCCTTGTCGAGGTTCAGGCGGCGCTTGCGGCGCGACGTCTTGGACTCGAACAGGTGCTGGTTGTTCTGCTGCTCGCGCATGATCTTGCCCGTGCCCGTCACCTTGAAGCGCTTCTTCGCACCGGAGTGCGTCTTCATCTTCGGCACCTGAGGTGCTCCTGTCTGCTCTGGCCGGGCCGGGTCCCGCGGGTGCGGGCTCAGGCCTGGGGCGCGGCGGCGGGGGTGCCCGCCGCGGGGGTGGTCTCGTCGGTGGTGCTGTCCGCGGGGGTGGTGACGTCCGCAGGGGTGGTCTCGGTCGTGCTGTCCGCAGTGGTGCTGTCTGCGGTGGTGGCGTCCGCGGTGGTGGCGTCCGCGGTGGTGTCCGCGGGGGCGCTGTCCGTCGGGGTGCTGACGGTGGCGTCCACGGTCTCGCTGCTGCCGCCGTCGGCCGGGGCGGACGCCGCGTCCTTCTCGGCCTGCTTGGCGGCCTTGGCCTCGGTCTTGACCTCGGCCTTCTTCTTGTGAGGGCCGATCACCATGACCATGTTGCGACCGTCGACACGAGGGGTGGACTCGACCGACCCGAGGTCCTGCACGTCGGCGGCGACACGCTGGAGCAGACGGAGGCCCATCTCGGGGCGGGACTGCTCACGACCGCGGAACATGATCATGACCTTGACCTTGTCGCCGGCCTTGAGGAACCGGGTCACGTGGCCCGTCTTGGTGGCGTAGTCGTGGTCGTCGATCTTGAGGCGGTAGCGGATCTCCTTGAGGACCGTGTTGGCCTGGTTCTTGCGGGCCGCACGCTCCTTCATGGCCGACTCGTACTTGAACTTGCCGAAGTCCATGAGCTTGACGACCGGCGGGCGGGCCTCGGGCGCCACCTCGACCAGGTCGAGCTCGGACTCCGTCGCGAGCTTCATGGCCTGTTCGATGCGGACGATCCCGACCTGCTCGCCGTTCGGGCCGACGAGTCGGACCTCGGGGACACGGATGCGGTCGTTGATGCGTGGCTCGGTGATGTGTGCGCTCCTCGGTGAGGGTCTGTGGTCTGGCGGCGGCCGGTCGACCCGGCGCTGCCCCCTGGACGGGCATCGGCCGGGTCCGACGGGTCAGCGACACCCCCGTGCTGCAGGACGTCGCGTCGCTCGCCAGGACAGACGGCTCGTTCACCGCGCGTCCCTCGGACCTGACCCGGGCACCAGGGGTGCACGGGTGG harbors:
- the argC gene encoding N-acetyl-gamma-glutamyl-phosphate reductase gives rise to the protein MTYNVAVAGASGYAGGELLRLLTGHPDLRVGALTAASSAGSTLDEHHPHLVDLAGTVLQETRPDTLAGHDVVALALPHGHSAEVAEQLGPDVLVVDLAADHRLTDPTAWQEFYGSDHAGSWPYALPELPHADGSRQRDRLPGVDPSAPRRLAVPGCYPTAVSLALAPGMAAGLLEAEDVVVVAASGTTGAGRAVKPHLLGSEVMGSMSPYGVGGGHRHTPEVEQNLALAAGRPVLVSFTPTLAPMPRGILATCTARVVPGTTAAQVRDAWAAAYADEPFVHLLPEGRWPRTADTLGANTVHLQVALDPRAGRVVVVAAVDNLVKGTAGAAVQAVNLALGLPETTGLTTTGLAP
- a CDS encoding GNAT family N-acetyltransferase, whose protein sequence is MASSTVLTWAGLFPPAGLVLDAGGGTELCYLTDDLLPAVAQVAHDGIHDPSWTPFSAPWADADPLARARSVLAWNWQQRAALGPEQWSLVFAVLQDGVVVGVQDLLAREFAVRREVRTGSWLGLAHQGRGTGTRMRLAVLSLAFDHLGALGAGTEAWKDNAASRRVSEKVGYLPDGEEVAVTRGSRREGWRYRLTAARWQTLGHPGVAVHGLTDACRELLGAR
- the pheT gene encoding phenylalanine--tRNA ligase subunit beta, coding for MRVPMTWLAEHVALAPGTTAADVAASLVRVGLEEEGISGGDVTGPVVVGRVLTMEPEPQKNGKTVNWCTVDVGPHGPDGPDGPTDEPRGIVCGAHNFAPGDLVVVSLPGAVLPGGFAIAARRTYGHTSDGMVCSATELGLGEESDGIIVLGGEHLAAGVRPGDDALALLGLSEQTVEVNVTPDRGYCLSVRGVAREYAHATGAAFRDPVLDLAPAPSTGEGYEVRLADDAPVRGRPGVDRFVARVVRGVDPTAPSPAHVRRRLAQAGMRPISLTVDVTNYVMLELGQPLHAYDLALLRGPVVVRRARAGERLRTLDGTERTLDPEDLLITDSGEDTGGTPGGPGSRVVGLAGVMGGEALEVGDGTVDVLVESAHFDAVSTGRTARRHRLSSEASRRFERGVDPALPPVAAELAVRMLVEHGGGTAEPAWTDVSLLRPTAPVPMDPQLPARLVGVAWDDAEVVATLEQIGCTVTVEAGRLQVVPPTWRPDLTGPADLVEEVARLRGYDTIPERLPTPPPGGGLTPAQRTVRRVREHLASRGLVEVLSYPFVSPAAHDALGLPADDARRRALRLLNPMSDEQPEMRTNLLTPLLDTVVRNLGRGEGDVQVFETGLVVRPDPAAPAAPVPGVEHRPDDAELAALDAAVPHQPRRLAAVLTGQAEMAGWQGPGRPVGWDDAVEVTRQVAGVVGVPLAVAADDAHMPWHPGRCAVLTLAEDGPGGDAGTLVGHAGELHPRVVAALGLPARTCAVEVDLDVLLAAGAHRAAVSQPLSRHPVAKEDLALVVPSGVPAAAVEAALVVGAGEHLESIRLFDVYIGLQVGEGHRSLAYALRFRAADRTLTADEVARAREGALRAAEAVGATLRT
- the pheS gene encoding phenylalanine--tRNA ligase subunit alpha is translated as MPGDPTPTDPAAAPAAPTEEHVSAAVEAALVAFAAAADLDALKQARLDHAGDRSPLALANRSIGQLPGSEKAAAGKLVGQARGRVQQALQARQAELETERDERILRDEAVDVTLPTARRAPGAVHPLPALVDRVCDVFTAMGWEVGEGPEVEAEWYNFDALGFDADHPARQMQDTFYVDPPEHHLVLRTHTSPVQARSLLTRGVPVYVVAPGRTFRTDELDATHTPVFHQVEGLAVDEGLTMADLKGTLTHFAREMFGEAVTTRLRPSFFPFTEPSAEVDLRCFVCAARTGEVDPACRTCGGTGWIEWGGCGMVAPQVLVACGVDPERYSGFAFGMGIERTLMFRDGVADMRDMVEGDVRFARMLGGIG
- a CDS encoding TrmH family RNA methyltransferase, whose protein sequence is MKQVARLSGRPVRASRGRFLVEGHGPVTELLAAVADPGSRVGVVVDALYTGPDADPAYARAAAAARVEVRTASAEVMAAMADAVTPQPVLAVAHSVDVGLQQVLDGRPRTLVVLAQVRDPGNAGTVVRAADASGADAVVLTTGSVDVHAPKVVRSTAGSLFHVPVVTGVPLDDVLAACRAAGVRTLATAADGETDLDALQDEAATGRGALTEPHAWVMGNEAWGLPAADAARADHRVSIPILGAAESLNLAMAATVCLYASARARRAAAGQDRA
- the rplT gene encoding 50S ribosomal protein L20: MARVKRAVNAHKKRREVLEQASGYRGQRSRLYRKAKEQILHSGVYSYRDRKARKGDFRRLWIQRINAAARANGMTYNRFIQGLGLAGIEVDRRMLAELAVSDAAAFTVLVDAARAALPAGTPVGDDQAA
- the rpmI gene encoding 50S ribosomal protein L35, which codes for MPKMKTHSGAKKRFKVTGTGKIMREQQNNQHLFESKTSRRKRRLNLDKELSPSATKTAKKLLGI
- the infC gene encoding translation initiation factor IF-3: MTEPRINDRIRVPEVRLVGPNGEQVGIVRIEQAMKLATESELDLVEVAPEARPPVVKLMDFGKFKYESAMKERAARKNQANTVLKEIRYRLKIDDHDYATKTGHVTRFLKAGDKVKVMIMFRGREQSRPEMGLRLLQRVAADVQDLGSVESTPRVDGRNMVMVIGPHKKKAEVKTEAKAAKQAEKDAASAPADGGSSETVDATVSTPTDSAPADTTADATTADATTADSTTADSTTETTPADVTTPADSTTDETTPAAGTPAAAPQA